In the genome of Salinispirillum sp. LH 10-3-1, one region contains:
- a CDS encoding NUDIX domain-containing protein, which translates to MKLITELVHPRLNSKEGRILRRHAARGIVLRAEQILLLYTERYNDFSLPGGGIDEGEDITVALCRELEEETGARDIQVNEHYGYIEEYRPYWKPEYDLMHMTSHFFLCDVAPTLADTKMESYEIANGMRPMWVPVEEAIKHNRYVMSRQEESMGQSIQRETFMLEKVMSELVEL; encoded by the coding sequence ATGAAATTGATCACCGAGCTGGTTCACCCGAGACTGAACAGTAAAGAAGGGCGTATTTTGCGTCGTCACGCGGCGCGCGGCATTGTTCTGCGTGCTGAACAAATCTTGCTGTTGTATACCGAACGCTACAACGATTTCAGTTTGCCCGGTGGCGGTATCGATGAAGGCGAAGACATCACTGTTGCGTTATGCCGTGAGCTGGAAGAAGAAACCGGAGCGCGGGATATTCAAGTCAACGAACACTATGGCTACATTGAAGAATACCGCCCGTATTGGAAGCCAGAATACGACCTGATGCACATGACCTCGCACTTCTTTCTGTGTGACGTAGCACCGACGCTGGCTGACACCAAGATGGAGAGCTACGAAATCGCCAACGGTATGCGTCCTATGTGGGTCCCGGTAGAGGAAGCGATTAAGCATAATCGCTACGTGATGTCCCGGCAGGAAGAGTCCATGGGGCAGTCGATTCAGCGTGAAACTTTCATGCTGGAAAAGGTCATGTCTGAGCTAGTGGAGCTCTAA
- the gcvT gene encoding glycine cleavage system aminomethyltransferase GcvT: protein MTEQTALLTTPLNDLHIELGARMVPFAGYSMPVQYPLGVKQEHLHTRAAAGLFDVSHMGQLWLTGDNVAAELEKLLPIDVIDLPVGKQRYALLTSPEGGILDDLMVTNYGDAGYYMVVNAACKTQDIAHLRQHLSASVQLEVLEDRALVALQGPKAAEVLSRLNPDVASMVFMDNQKIKLDGVDCYVSRSGYTGEDGYEISIPNSDAVRLCRLMLNESEVEFIGLGARDSLRLEAGLCLYGHDMNATTTPLEASLIWAISKARRADGERPGGFLGATVILDQIANKSWTRKRVGLKGQGRAPVREGAELFDAEGNKIGVVTSGTFGPSAEAAVAMGYVLTPHSALETEVFADVRGKKLPMTVSAMPFVPQRYYRG from the coding sequence ATGACCGAACAGACTGCGCTGCTTACCACCCCTCTGAACGATCTTCATATTGAACTCGGTGCCCGTATGGTGCCTTTCGCAGGCTATTCCATGCCGGTTCAGTACCCTTTGGGTGTCAAGCAAGAGCACCTGCATACGCGCGCTGCAGCGGGGCTGTTCGATGTGTCTCATATGGGCCAGTTGTGGTTGACGGGCGATAATGTCGCAGCCGAGCTGGAAAAGCTGTTGCCGATTGATGTGATTGATCTGCCCGTGGGCAAGCAGCGTTATGCGCTGCTGACCAGCCCGGAAGGCGGCATTTTAGATGACTTGATGGTTACCAACTACGGGGATGCAGGCTATTATATGGTGGTCAACGCGGCCTGCAAAACGCAGGACATCGCGCATCTGCGTCAACACCTGTCTGCCAGCGTCCAGCTTGAGGTGTTGGAAGACCGCGCCTTGGTGGCGTTGCAAGGCCCTAAAGCGGCGGAAGTGCTGAGCCGCTTGAATCCTGATGTGGCGTCCATGGTATTTATGGACAACCAGAAAATTAAACTCGACGGGGTCGACTGCTACGTTTCTCGCAGCGGCTATACCGGCGAAGATGGCTATGAAATTTCCATCCCGAACAGCGACGCCGTGCGCCTGTGCCGTTTGATGTTGAATGAAAGCGAAGTAGAGTTTATTGGCTTGGGCGCACGCGATTCATTGCGCCTTGAAGCGGGTCTTTGCCTGTACGGGCACGACATGAACGCCACGACCACGCCATTGGAAGCCAGCCTGATTTGGGCCATTTCCAAAGCGCGCCGTGCCGATGGCGAACGCCCTGGAGGTTTCTTAGGCGCCACCGTGATTCTGGATCAGATCGCCAACAAGAGCTGGACGCGCAAGCGCGTGGGCTTGAAAGGCCAAGGGCGTGCGCCGGTGCGCGAAGGCGCTGAACTGTTCGATGCAGAAGGTAATAAAATTGGCGTGGTGACCAGTGGCACCTTTGGTCCCAGCGCCGAAGCCGCCGTGGCCATGGGTTATGTGCTGACCCCGCACAGTGCATTGGAGACGGAAGTCTTCGCCGATGTGCGCGGAAAGAAACTGCCGATGACGGTGAGCGCCATGCCGTTTGTGCCGCAGCGGTATTACAGAGGATAA
- the ahpC gene encoding alkyl hydroperoxide reductase subunit C, giving the protein MLMINTEIKPFTATAFKSGEFVQVTEADVKGKWAVFFFYPADFTFVCPTELGDLADHYEELQKRGVEVFSVSTDTHFTHKAWHDSSDTIGKIDYYMLGDQTGTITNNFGVMRPGQGLADRATFLVDPDGIIQAMEITAEGIGRDAEDLLRKVKAAQYVASHPGEVCPAKWKEGEATLAPSLDLVGKI; this is encoded by the coding sequence ATGTTAATGATCAACACTGAGATCAAGCCATTCACAGCTACCGCCTTCAAAAGCGGCGAGTTTGTACAAGTAACGGAAGCTGACGTAAAAGGTAAGTGGGCAGTATTTTTCTTCTACCCAGCCGACTTCACCTTCGTATGCCCAACCGAACTGGGCGACCTGGCTGATCACTACGAAGAGCTGCAAAAGCGTGGCGTAGAAGTATTCTCTGTTTCAACAGACACCCACTTCACGCACAAAGCATGGCACGACAGCTCTGACACCATTGGTAAGATCGACTACTACATGCTGGGCGACCAGACGGGTACCATCACCAATAATTTCGGTGTAATGCGTCCAGGTCAAGGCTTGGCGGATCGCGCTACTTTCTTGGTTGACCCTGACGGCATCATCCAAGCAATGGAAATCACTGCAGAAGGCATCGGCCGTGACGCAGAAGATCTGCTGCGTAAAGTGAAAGCAGCGCAGTACGTTGCGTCTCACCCCGGTGAAGTTTGCCCTGCGAAGTGGAAAGAAGGCGAAGCGACATTAGCTCCTTCTTTGGACCTAGTAGGCAAAATCTAA
- the ahpF gene encoding alkyl hydroperoxide reductase subunit F, whose product MLDATLKQQLDAYLQRLVNPIELTVAVDDSAKSRELFELAKEIEALNSKISLTVLDNPTGRVPRMEVGPKGEKARVTFAGIPMGHEFTSLVLALLQAGGYPSKEDQTLQDQAKGLSRELNFEVYISLSCHNCPDVVQAINLMAILNPNVSATMIDGGVFPKEVEERGIMAVPTLFLNGEEIANGRMTLADILNKVDDEADAKAAALLAEKAPFDVLVVGGGPAGAAAAIYAARKGIRTGIVAERFGGQVLDTLAIENFISVKETEGPKMVAALEEHVRQYEVDIMNSQKAVALREGSDGLKEVELANGAVLKSKTVILATGARWRDMNVPGEQEYRTKGVTYCPHCDGPLFKGKPVAVIGGGNSGIEAAIDLAGLVDNVTVLEFADTLRADAVLVRKAESMKNIRIIKEAQTTEVVGADGKVKSLTYKDRATDAMHELNVDGIFVQIGLVPNTEFLKSTIELTPRGEVIVDAHGQTSMKGVFAAGDVTTTPYKQIIVSMGSGATAALGAFDYLIRN is encoded by the coding sequence ATGTTAGATGCAACCTTGAAACAACAGCTGGACGCCTACCTGCAACGACTCGTGAACCCGATTGAGTTGACGGTAGCCGTTGATGACAGCGCAAAATCGCGAGAACTGTTCGAGCTGGCGAAAGAAATCGAAGCCCTGAACAGCAAGATTTCTTTAACCGTACTGGACAACCCAACGGGTCGAGTTCCGCGCATGGAAGTGGGACCGAAAGGTGAGAAAGCACGGGTGACCTTCGCCGGCATCCCCATGGGACACGAATTTACCTCGCTGGTACTGGCACTGTTGCAAGCGGGTGGTTATCCATCGAAAGAAGATCAGACGCTGCAGGATCAAGCGAAAGGCCTGAGCCGCGAACTGAACTTCGAAGTGTACATTTCGTTGTCGTGCCACAACTGCCCAGACGTTGTGCAGGCGATCAACTTGATGGCGATTCTGAACCCGAACGTGAGCGCCACCATGATCGACGGCGGTGTTTTCCCGAAAGAAGTGGAAGAGCGCGGCATCATGGCCGTACCTACGCTGTTTTTGAACGGCGAAGAAATTGCCAATGGTCGTATGACATTGGCGGATATCCTGAACAAAGTCGACGATGAGGCAGATGCCAAAGCCGCCGCGTTGTTGGCCGAAAAAGCACCCTTTGATGTGCTGGTTGTGGGCGGTGGCCCTGCGGGTGCCGCTGCTGCGATCTATGCGGCGCGTAAAGGCATTCGTACCGGTATCGTCGCCGAGCGTTTCGGTGGCCAGGTATTAGACACACTGGCGATTGAGAACTTCATCTCCGTGAAAGAAACCGAAGGCCCGAAAATGGTCGCGGCGCTGGAAGAACACGTTCGCCAGTACGAAGTGGACATCATGAACAGCCAGAAGGCCGTCGCCTTGCGCGAAGGCAGCGATGGCTTGAAAGAAGTGGAGTTGGCCAACGGCGCCGTGCTGAAAAGTAAAACTGTTATTTTGGCGACCGGTGCCCGTTGGCGCGACATGAACGTGCCGGGTGAACAGGAATACCGCACCAAGGGTGTGACTTACTGCCCACACTGCGATGGCCCGCTGTTCAAAGGCAAGCCTGTCGCGGTAATCGGTGGTGGTAACTCCGGTATCGAAGCGGCGATTGATTTGGCCGGTTTGGTCGACAACGTCACCGTATTGGAATTCGCCGATACGCTGCGGGCGGATGCGGTATTGGTGCGCAAAGCGGAGTCGATGAAGAACATTCGCATCATCAAAGAAGCGCAAACCACCGAGGTGGTGGGTGCGGACGGCAAAGTGAAGAGCCTGACGTACAAAGACCGCGCCACGGACGCCATGCATGAGCTGAACGTAGACGGCATCTTTGTACAGATCGGTTTGGTGCCAAACACCGAGTTCTTGAAGAGCACCATCGAACTGACGCCGCGCGGGGAGGTCATCGTCGACGCGCACGGCCAGACGAGTATGAAAGGTGTTTTTGCCGCCGGTGACGTTACTACAACACCGTACAAGCAGATCATTGTGTCGATGGGTTCAGGCGCGACCGCAGCCTTGGGGGCGTTTGACTACCTGATTCGTAACTAG